One region of Niallia sp. Man26 genomic DNA includes:
- a CDS encoding 5-methyltetrahydropteroyltriglutamate--homocysteine S-methyltransferase, translating into MTKIVNQGPFRADHVGSLLRPESLHKARKEFKEGIITKDELRAVETAEIKRIVDKQIEIGLKAVTDGEFRRTWWHLDFLEHLDGIEGYVPESGYKFDGVETEKYNIRNNGKIAFNPNHPFIEDFKVFKDIVGDRAVAKQTIPSPNQLFYSTIRNEAIYPNLEDFTKDVIQTYRDAIKAFYDAGVRYLQLDDVYIARLSSPEHTFNDGEYSREHWIELALYVINSILEDKPEDLVVTTHLCRGNYQSTWAFEGSYSLIAPTLLAKEKVDGFFLEYDDERSGDFKPLEHIPHEGAKVVLGVVTSKFGELEKKETLKARILDAANHLPLEQLCLSPQCGFASTHHGNKLTEEQQWEKLRLVVEVAEELWEAKEPVTK; encoded by the coding sequence ATGACAAAAATAGTAAACCAAGGTCCATTCAGAGCAGATCACGTTGGCAGCTTATTGCGGCCTGAAAGCTTGCATAAAGCTAGAAAAGAATTTAAAGAAGGCATTATTACAAAAGATGAGCTTCGAGCTGTGGAAACAGCAGAGATTAAGAGAATTGTTGATAAACAAATCGAGATTGGCTTAAAAGCCGTGACAGACGGAGAATTTAGACGCACATGGTGGCATCTTGACTTCCTTGAGCATTTGGATGGAATCGAAGGCTATGTGCCAGAAAGCGGTTATAAATTTGATGGCGTGGAAACAGAAAAATATAATATCCGCAATAACGGCAAGATTGCTTTCAATCCAAATCACCCATTCATTGAAGATTTTAAAGTGTTTAAAGACATCGTCGGAGATCGCGCTGTTGCGAAACAAACCATCCCTAGTCCGAACCAGCTTTTTTACAGCACTATTAGAAATGAAGCTATTTATCCAAACTTAGAAGACTTCACAAAAGACGTAATCCAAACTTACCGTGACGCTATTAAAGCTTTCTATGATGCTGGTGTGCGTTATTTACAATTAGACGATGTTTATATTGCAAGACTTTCTTCGCCAGAGCATACCTTTAATGACGGAGAGTACAGCAGGGAGCATTGGATTGAGTTAGCATTGTATGTCATTAACAGCATATTGGAAGATAAACCAGAGGATCTTGTTGTTACAACCCACTTGTGTAGAGGAAACTACCAATCAACTTGGGCTTTCGAAGGAAGCTATTCTTTAATTGCACCGACTTTGCTTGCAAAAGAGAAGGTTGATGGCTTCTTCCTTGAATATGATGATGAACGCTCAGGTGACTTCAAACCGCTTGAACATATTCCTCATGAAGGAGCAAAGGTTGTTTTAGGAGTTGTGACATCTAAGTTTGGCGAATTAGAAAAGAAAGAAACATTAAAAGCCCGCATTCTTGATGCGGCAAATCACCTGCCTTTAGAGCAGCTATGCTTAAGTCCACAGTGCGGCTTTGCGTCGACACACCACGGCAATAAACTGACAGAAGAGCAGCAGTGGGAAAAGCTGCGGTTAGTAGTCGAAGTTGCCGAGGAATTATGGGAAGCTAAAGAACCAGTAACTAAATAA
- a CDS encoding ABC transporter ATP-binding protein: protein MGRLYTEDISISYGERLIVKNLDVVIPDGKITTIIGSNGCGKSTLLKAMTRIIPHQSGSVLLDGKHISKIHTKQLAKEMAILPQTPESVAGLTVGELVSYGRFPHQKGFGKLSQHDIEAIDWALESTNTKEFKDRSVDALSGGQRQRAWIAMALAQETDIIFLDEPTTYLDMAHQLEVLELLQKLNEEQGRTIVMVLHDLNQAARFADYIIAMKDGEVVKAGSPQEILTKDILRKVFQIDAEIGEDPRTKKPICLTYHLIKGDKKHEEVVIANDSNLIASY from the coding sequence ATGGGGCGACTATATACCGAGGATATAAGCATCAGCTATGGCGAACGGCTAATAGTTAAAAACCTTGATGTTGTTATACCAGATGGAAAAATCACGACAATTATTGGATCTAATGGCTGTGGAAAATCAACATTATTAAAAGCAATGACGCGGATTATCCCGCACCAGTCTGGTTCTGTCCTGTTGGATGGCAAGCACATAAGCAAAATACATACGAAACAGCTTGCAAAGGAAATGGCTATACTTCCTCAAACACCGGAAAGTGTTGCAGGATTAACAGTAGGGGAGCTAGTGTCATACGGGCGTTTCCCTCATCAGAAAGGATTCGGAAAACTATCACAGCATGATATCGAGGCCATTGATTGGGCGTTAGAGTCGACCAATACAAAGGAATTCAAGGACAGATCTGTAGATGCCTTGTCAGGCGGTCAAAGACAGCGTGCATGGATTGCAATGGCACTTGCCCAAGAAACAGATATTATCTTTCTTGATGAACCGACAACTTATTTAGATATGGCACATCAATTAGAAGTGCTCGAATTGCTCCAGAAGCTTAATGAAGAACAAGGCAGAACAATCGTGATGGTTCTTCATGACTTAAACCAAGCCGCGAGATTTGCTGACTATATTATAGCAATGAAAGACGGTGAGGTAGTTAAAGCTGGCAGCCCGCAGGAAATCCTTACAAAAGATATTTTACGAAAAGTTTTTCAAATTGATGCGGAAATAGGGGAAGACCCTCGCACGAAAAAGCCGATATGCTTAACATACCACCTCATAAAAGGAGACAAGAAACATGAAGAAGTCGTTATTGCCAATGATTCTAATCTTATTGCTAGTTATTAG
- a CDS encoding iron ABC transporter permease has translation MTNSISFVWKLLIGISLLIAAFIISMIFGAADTSLKDLWLAITSEHQNQNSNILREIRLPREVAAIAVGSALAVSGAIMQGITKNPLADPGLLGLTAGANFALALSLALIPSLNYFSIMLICFVGAAIGMVLVVGIGMMRKGGNSPLKLVLAGSAVTAFLTAIAEGISLFFHINKNVSMWTSGGLIGTSWGQLKIILPAILIGIAVAFFLSRQLTILSLSEDVAVGLGQKTALVKGLLFIVIIILAGAAVALVGNMAFIGLMVPHMVRWAVGTDYRFLLPITAIAGGIFMLMADTVARTMNAPYETPVAAIISILGLPFFLFIVKKGGSKFA, from the coding sequence ATGACTAATTCTATTTCGTTTGTATGGAAATTATTAATAGGTATCTCTCTTTTGATTGCTGCATTTATCATCTCCATGATCTTCGGAGCTGCCGATACATCATTAAAGGACTTATGGCTCGCCATCACTTCTGAACACCAAAATCAAAACAGCAATATACTGCGGGAAATCCGTCTTCCTAGAGAGGTTGCTGCAATTGCAGTGGGATCTGCTTTAGCCGTTTCTGGTGCTATCATGCAAGGCATAACAAAAAACCCGCTTGCTGATCCTGGTTTGCTAGGATTGACTGCAGGTGCAAATTTCGCCTTAGCTTTATCTTTAGCACTTATCCCGTCATTAAACTATTTCAGTATAATGTTAATCTGTTTTGTTGGTGCCGCTATTGGCATGGTTTTAGTAGTTGGAATCGGGATGATGCGAAAAGGAGGAAACTCTCCGCTTAAGCTTGTGTTGGCAGGATCAGCTGTAACAGCATTCCTTACTGCCATCGCTGAAGGAATCAGCCTGTTTTTTCACATCAATAAAAATGTGTCGATGTGGACTTCTGGTGGTCTGATTGGCACATCATGGGGACAGCTTAAGATTATTCTTCCTGCCATCCTTATTGGCATCGCTGTTGCCTTCTTTTTATCCAGGCAGCTTACTATCTTAAGCTTAAGTGAAGATGTAGCAGTCGGGCTTGGGCAAAAGACAGCCTTGGTTAAGGGACTGCTTTTTATTGTTATTATTATTCTGGCAGGAGCCGCTGTCGCACTTGTTGGAAATATGGCGTTTATTGGGCTGATGGTTCCACATATGGTCCGCTGGGCTGTAGGAACAGATTATCGCTTTCTTCTCCCTATTACAGCCATTGCAGGTGGAATTTTTATGCTGATGGCTGACACTGTTGCAAGGACAATGAATGCTCCATATGAAACACCTGTAGCAGCAATAATCAGTATTTTAGGTCTGCCTTTCTTTTTATTCATTGTTAAAAAAGGAGGAAGTAAATTCGCATGA
- a CDS encoding iron-hydroxamate ABC transporter substrate-binding protein translates to MKKSLLPMILILLLVISACGNKASETNGNTEDTDKKSGTITYQSENGPVEVPADPQRVVVLSTFTGNVMALGVNVVGVDSWSKQNPRFDSELKDVEEVTDENLEKIIELKPDLIIGLSTIKNVDKLNEIAPTVTFTYGKADYLTQHLEIGKLLNKEKEAQVWVDDFKQRADAAGKEIKAKIGEDATVTVIENFNKQMYVFGNNWGRGTEILYQAMKLNMPEKVKEMALADGYYALSSEVLPEYVGDYLIISEYADQDNSYQETEAYKNIPAVKNNHVFKANANEFYFNDPVTLDYQLEFFKEHFLGN, encoded by the coding sequence ATGAAGAAGTCGTTATTGCCAATGATTCTAATCTTATTGCTAGTTATTAGTGCCTGTGGAAATAAGGCATCAGAAACGAACGGCAATACAGAAGATACAGACAAAAAATCTGGAACTATTACTTACCAGTCTGAAAATGGACCTGTTGAAGTACCTGCAGATCCACAGCGCGTTGTCGTATTATCCACCTTCACTGGTAACGTTATGGCACTTGGAGTAAACGTAGTCGGTGTTGATTCCTGGTCAAAGCAAAACCCAAGATTTGATTCAGAGTTGAAAGACGTAGAAGAAGTAACAGATGAAAATCTCGAGAAAATAATTGAATTAAAGCCAGATTTAATCATCGGATTATCAACTATTAAAAATGTAGACAAGTTAAATGAAATCGCTCCAACTGTCACATTTACTTATGGCAAGGCAGACTATTTAACACAGCATCTTGAAATTGGAAAGCTTCTTAATAAAGAAAAAGAAGCACAAGTTTGGGTTGATGACTTTAAACAGCGTGCAGATGCAGCTGGTAAAGAAATCAAAGCAAAAATAGGGGAAGATGCAACAGTAACTGTCATCGAAAACTTTAATAAGCAAATGTATGTATTCGGCAACAACTGGGGTCGCGGAACTGAAATACTCTATCAAGCAATGAAGCTGAACATGCCCGAAAAGGTGAAAGAAATGGCACTTGCAGACGGATACTATGCATTATCTTCAGAAGTGCTGCCTGAGTATGTAGGAGATTACTTGATTATCAGTGAATATGCAGATCAAGATAACTCTTATCAAGAAACAGAAGCATACAAAAATATACCAGCAGTAAAAAATAACCATGTATTTAAAGCAAATGCAAATGAATTCTACTTTAATGATCCTGTGACGCTTGATTATCAACTGGAATTCTTTAAAGAGCATTTTCTAGGCAACTAA
- a CDS encoding iron ABC transporter permease, with protein sequence MISSALLKKQKLVITVLAALIFLTIGISLSIGYASFGLSRLLPTLFGNGTFSEEFILYSVRLPRIIVTLLAGVALSLSGAILQGITRNDLADPGIIGINAGAGVAVAIFFLFFPIDAGSFVYMIPVCAFAGAVASALLIYFFSYDKGLGFQPTRLVLVGVGFSMALSGIMVVLISSAEREKVEFISKWLAGNVWGTDWPYILAMLPWLIVFIPFTLYKANKLDVLTFSEPVAVGIGASVQKERIVLAIAAVALAAAAVSATGSISFIGLMGPHIAKALVGPRHKMYLPVALLIGGLFLLAADTIGKNILDPDGVPAGIMAAIIGAPYFMYLLFKKK encoded by the coding sequence ATGATATCCTCTGCATTGCTGAAAAAACAAAAACTAGTTATCACCGTGCTTGCAGCACTCATATTTTTGACTATTGGAATCTCCTTAAGTATCGGGTACGCCTCCTTCGGTCTGTCACGGCTTCTGCCGACACTGTTTGGAAATGGCACATTCTCAGAGGAATTTATTTTATATTCTGTTCGCTTGCCAAGAATTATTGTTACCTTGCTTGCAGGGGTTGCCCTCTCTCTTTCTGGAGCAATTCTGCAGGGCATCACAAGAAATGATTTAGCAGATCCAGGCATTATTGGCATTAACGCAGGCGCCGGTGTTGCTGTTGCAATCTTTTTCCTGTTTTTCCCGATTGACGCTGGATCATTTGTTTATATGATTCCAGTTTGTGCATTTGCCGGTGCTGTTGCGTCCGCCCTGCTTATCTATTTCTTTTCATACGATAAAGGCCTCGGTTTCCAGCCAACTCGTCTTGTACTAGTTGGGGTAGGCTTTTCTATGGCTTTATCAGGAATCATGGTTGTGCTGATTTCTTCTGCTGAAAGAGAAAAAGTAGAGTTCATTTCAAAATGGCTGGCAGGCAATGTTTGGGGAACAGACTGGCCGTATATTTTGGCTATGCTTCCTTGGCTGATTGTATTTATTCCTTTTACTTTATACAAAGCGAATAAGCTCGATGTTCTGACCTTCAGCGAGCCTGTTGCTGTCGGTATTGGCGCATCGGTTCAGAAGGAGAGAATAGTTCTGGCAATAGCTGCGGTCGCTCTGGCTGCTGCTGCTGTTTCCGCAACAGGAAGCATCTCCTTTATAGGATTAATGGGACCTCATATTGCGAAAGCATTAGTCGGCCCAAGGCATAAAATGTATTTACCTGTTGCACTGCTGATCGGGGGGCTTTTCCTTCTGGCTGCGGACACAATTGGCAAAAACATACTTGATCCTGACGGAGTCCCAGCTGGAATCATGGCTGCCATTATTGGCGCGCCTTACTTCATGTATTTGCTGTTCAAGAAAAAATAA
- a CDS encoding NAD(P)/FAD-dependent oxidoreductase: MENTEIFDVTIIGGGPAGLYSAFYSGLREMKTKIIEFLPHLGGKLHLYPEKMIWDVGGVTPLPGEKLREQLVQQGLTFNPEVALNTKITSISKNAEGCFILESANGEQHYSKTVIVAVGSGILTPQKIKIEGAERFEVSNLNYTVKSLMQFRDKTVIISGGGNSAIDWALELEPIAKKVYITCRKDSFKGHEAKATQLMESKVECLFHTSITKLIAKDGHDTIDSVEVTNNQTDEVGLLDVDEVVINHGYEMDSSLLKNSDLEIKMLDDFYIAGNANSETSVEGLYAAGDILKHDGKVHLIAGAFQDAANAVNKAKLFIQPDANTSAMVSSHNEVFKERNKDIVKNMMQCDDCTQMKVKI; the protein is encoded by the coding sequence ATGGAAAATACGGAAATATTCGATGTGACGATTATTGGTGGTGGACCAGCAGGACTTTACTCTGCTTTTTATAGTGGTTTAAGAGAAATGAAGACAAAAATTATTGAATTTTTGCCCCATCTTGGAGGCAAACTTCATCTTTATCCTGAAAAGATGATCTGGGATGTAGGCGGCGTTACACCGCTTCCAGGAGAAAAGCTAAGAGAACAGCTAGTACAACAAGGGCTTACGTTTAATCCGGAAGTCGCATTAAATACAAAAATTACATCTATAAGCAAAAATGCTGAGGGATGTTTTATATTAGAGTCAGCTAATGGTGAGCAGCATTATTCAAAAACGGTTATTGTTGCTGTCGGCAGCGGAATACTTACTCCACAAAAAATAAAAATTGAAGGTGCTGAAAGATTTGAGGTTTCCAACTTGAATTATACAGTTAAATCTCTCATGCAATTCAGAGATAAAACAGTCATTATTTCAGGCGGAGGCAATTCAGCAATAGATTGGGCCCTTGAATTAGAGCCAATCGCTAAAAAGGTATATATAACTTGCAGAAAAGACAGCTTTAAAGGACATGAAGCTAAAGCTACACAGCTTATGGAAAGTAAGGTAGAATGTCTTTTCCACACATCGATTACAAAGCTTATCGCAAAGGATGGTCATGATACGATTGATTCGGTAGAAGTCACAAATAATCAGACAGACGAAGTCGGTTTGCTTGATGTTGACGAGGTTGTCATTAACCATGGCTATGAAATGGATTCCTCATTATTAAAGAACAGTGATCTGGAAATCAAAATGTTGGATGATTTTTATATTGCCGGCAATGCCAACAGTGAAACATCTGTTGAAGGATTGTATGCTGCCGGAGACATTCTGAAGCATGATGGAAAGGTTCACCTGATTGCAGGTGCTTTTCAAGATGCAGCCAATGCGGTAAATAAGGCAAAGCTGTTCATTCAGCCAGACGCCAACACTAGTGCGATGGTTTCTTCTCATAATGAAGTCTTTAAAGAACGAAACAAAGACATCGTCAAAAATATGATGCAATGTGACGATTGCACACAAATGAAAGTGAAGATATAA